One Pseudomonas entomophila genomic window carries:
- a CDS encoding cupin domain-containing protein has product MSIASIVDFAQVLTEAERYRPAAEKILKGEPDQAVYNHYSSPCGQFAAGVWEGEVGQWTVNYTEHEYCEIVQGVSVLRDQEGNAKTLRAGDRFVIPAGFKGTWEVLEPCRKIYVMFEQK; this is encoded by the coding sequence ATGAGCATCGCCAGCATCGTCGACTTCGCGCAGGTCCTGACCGAGGCCGAACGCTATCGCCCCGCGGCGGAGAAAATCCTCAAGGGCGAGCCTGACCAGGCTGTCTACAACCATTATTCCAGCCCTTGCGGGCAGTTCGCCGCCGGCGTCTGGGAGGGCGAAGTGGGCCAGTGGACGGTGAACTACACCGAGCACGAATACTGCGAGATCGTCCAGGGCGTGTCGGTGCTGCGTGACCAGGAAGGCAACGCCAAGACCCTGCGCGCCGGCGATCGCTTCGTCATCCCCGCCGGCTTCAAGGGCACCTGGGAGGTGCTGGAGCCATGCCGCAAGATCTATGTGATGTTCGAGCAGAAGTAA
- the rpmG gene encoding 50S ribosomal protein L33 — MRELIRLVSSAGTGHFYTTDKNKRTTPDKIEIKKYDPVVRKHVVYKEAKIK, encoded by the coding sequence ATGCGTGAATTGATCCGTCTGGTATCGAGTGCTGGCACTGGCCACTTCTACACCACCGACAAGAACAAGCGCACCACTCCGGACAAGATCGAGATCAAGAAGTACGATCCGGTCGTCCGTAAGCACGTGGTCTACAAGGAAGCCAAGATCAAGTAA
- the rpmB gene encoding 50S ribosomal protein L28 has translation MSRVCQVTGKGPVTGNNISHANNKTRRRFLPNLQHHRFWVESENRFVRLRVSAKGMRIIDKRGIDAVLVDIRRAGAKV, from the coding sequence ATGTCGAGAGTCTGTCAAGTTACTGGTAAGGGTCCAGTAACCGGGAACAACATTTCCCACGCAAACAACAAAACCCGTCGTCGTTTCCTGCCAAACCTGCAGCACCACCGTTTCTGGGTTGAATCCGAGAATCGTTTCGTGCGTCTGCGCGTTTCCGCCAAAGGCATGCGTATCATCGACAAGCGCGGCATCGATGCCGTTCTGGTCGACATCCGTCGTGCTGGCGCCAAGGTTTAA
- a CDS encoding ABC transporter substrate-binding protein, with product MRAAALSLLFTTLCAAGLAQAAPLSVCTEASPEGFDVVQYNSLTTTNASADVLMNRLVEFDAGLGKVVPSLAESWTVSPDGLIYDFKLRPDVKFHTTPYFKPSRDLDAEDVLFSFQRMLYPAHAWHKTAPGGYPHAQSLQLGSLIKLIEAPEPHTVRFTLTHPDATFLATLSMGFASIYSAEYADTLLKAGTPEKLNSQPVGTGPFVFQRFQKDAVVRYRANPDYFAGKPSVDPLVFAITPDANVRLQKIKRGECQVALSPKPLDVAEAGKDGNLKVVTTPAFMTAFVAINSQHPPLDKPEVRQAINLAFDKAAYLKAVFEDTATAANGPYPPNTWSYAKDLPGYTQDPKKAKALLAKVGLPNGFETTIWTRPAGSLLNPNPSLGAQMLQADLAKVGIKAEIRTIEWGELIRRAKAGEHDLLFMGWAGDNGDPDNFLSPQFACAAVKSGTNFARFCDNRLDQLINAGRTTNDQSVRSRLYQQAQTLIQQQALWLPLAHPTAAALLRQGVEGYQVSPFGRQDFSKVSVSR from the coding sequence ATGCGTGCCGCCGCTCTCTCCCTCCTGTTCACCACGCTTTGCGCCGCAGGCTTGGCCCAGGCCGCGCCGTTGTCGGTGTGCACCGAAGCCAGCCCCGAAGGCTTCGACGTGGTGCAGTACAACTCGCTGACCACCACCAACGCCTCGGCCGACGTGCTGATGAACCGCCTGGTCGAGTTCGACGCAGGGCTTGGCAAGGTGGTACCGAGCCTGGCCGAAAGCTGGACGGTGTCTCCGGACGGTTTGATCTACGACTTCAAGCTGCGCCCCGACGTGAAGTTCCACACCACGCCGTACTTCAAGCCAAGCCGCGACCTGGATGCCGAGGACGTGCTGTTCAGCTTCCAGCGCATGCTCTACCCGGCCCACGCCTGGCACAAGACCGCTCCGGGCGGCTACCCGCACGCCCAGTCGTTGCAGCTGGGCAGCCTGATCAAGCTGATCGAAGCCCCCGAACCGCACACCGTGCGCTTCACCCTCACCCACCCGGACGCCACCTTCCTGGCCACCCTGAGCATGGGCTTCGCCTCGATCTACTCCGCCGAATACGCCGATACCCTGCTCAAGGCCGGCACCCCGGAGAAACTCAACAGCCAGCCGGTGGGCACCGGCCCGTTCGTCTTCCAGCGTTTCCAGAAGGACGCCGTGGTGCGCTACCGCGCCAACCCCGACTACTTCGCCGGCAAGCCGTCCGTCGACCCGCTGGTCTTCGCCATCACCCCGGACGCCAACGTGCGCCTGCAGAAGATCAAGCGCGGCGAGTGCCAGGTGGCCCTGTCGCCCAAGCCGCTGGACGTCGCCGAGGCCGGCAAGGATGGCAATCTGAAAGTGGTCACGACGCCAGCGTTCATGACAGCCTTCGTCGCCATCAACAGCCAGCACCCGCCGCTGGACAAGCCCGAGGTGCGCCAGGCGATCAACCTCGCCTTCGACAAGGCCGCCTACCTGAAGGCGGTGTTCGAGGACACCGCCACCGCCGCCAACGGCCCGTATCCGCCGAACACCTGGAGCTACGCCAAGGATCTGCCCGGCTACACCCAGGACCCGAAGAAAGCCAAGGCACTGCTGGCCAAGGTCGGTTTGCCCAACGGCTTCGAAACCACTATTTGGACCCGCCCGGCGGGCAGCCTGCTCAACCCCAACCCCAGCCTGGGGGCGCAGATGCTCCAGGCGGACCTGGCGAAAGTCGGCATCAAGGCCGAGATCCGCACCATCGAGTGGGGCGAACTGATCCGCCGCGCCAAGGCCGGCGAACACGACCTGCTGTTCATGGGCTGGGCCGGCGACAACGGCGACCCGGACAACTTCCTCAGCCCGCAGTTTGCCTGCGCGGCGGTCAAGTCCGGGACCAACTTCGCACGGTTCTGCGACAACCGCCTGGACCAGCTGATCAACGCCGGCCGCACCACCAACGACCAGAGCGTGCGCAGCCGGCTGTACCAGCAGGCGCAGACGCTGATCCAGCAACAGGCGCTATGGCTGCCGCTGGCGCACCCGACGGCAGCGGCACTGCTGCGCCAAGGGGTCGAGGGTTACCAGGTGAGCCCGTTCGGGCGGCAGGATTTCAGCAAGGTTTCGGTGAGTCGCTGA
- the radC gene encoding RadC family protein yields the protein MNIREWPVEERPREKLLNRGAGSLSDAELLAVFLGSGVKGRNVLELARGLLVKFGGLRQVLEADRQAFLCELGLGPVRYSQLQALLEIGRRNLAMSIERESVMDSPLTVRRYLKAMLRHEASEVFGCLFLDSKHRPLAFEILFRGTIDRASIYPREVVRRALLHNAAALILCHNHPSGNCEPSQDDVHLTLMLKRSLALIDVRVVDHVIVGDGEPLSMLEHGWLAG from the coding sequence ATGAACATCAGGGAATGGCCGGTGGAAGAGCGGCCCAGGGAGAAGTTGTTGAACCGCGGGGCGGGCAGTCTTTCCGATGCGGAGTTGCTGGCGGTGTTTCTCGGTTCGGGGGTGAAAGGGCGCAACGTGCTGGAGTTGGCGCGTGGACTGTTGGTGAAGTTTGGCGGGTTGCGGCAGGTGCTCGAGGCGGATCGGCAGGCGTTCCTTTGTGAATTGGGGCTCGGGCCGGTCAGGTACAGCCAGTTGCAGGCTTTGCTGGAAATCGGGCGCCGGAACCTGGCGATGTCCATCGAGCGAGAGTCGGTCATGGACAGCCCGTTGACTGTGCGGCGCTACCTGAAGGCAATGCTGAGGCATGAGGCTAGCGAAGTGTTCGGCTGCCTGTTTCTGGACTCCAAACACAGGCCTTTGGCGTTCGAGATCCTTTTCCGCGGCACGATAGACCGGGCAAGCATTTATCCACGGGAGGTGGTGCGGCGGGCGTTGCTGCACAATGCGGCGGCACTGATTCTCTGTCACAACCACCCGTCGGGCAATTGCGAGCCGAGCCAGGATGATGTGCACCTAACGCTGATGCTCAAGCGCTCGCTGGCATTGATCGATGTACGAGTGGTGGACCATGTCATCGTCGGCGATGGGGAGCCGCTGTCGATGCTTGAGCATGGGTGGTTGGCGGGTTAG
- the coaBC gene encoding bifunctional phosphopantothenoylcysteine decarboxylase/phosphopantothenate--cysteine ligase CoaBC produces MQRLYRKRIVLGVGGGIAAYKSAELIRRLLEHGAQVRVVMTRGGAEFITPLTLQALSGHPVHLDLLDPAAEAAMGHIELAKWADLVLIAPATADLLARMAQGMADDLLTTLVLATDATVAVAPAMNQAMWRDPATQDNLDLLKRRGIQVFGPASGSQACGDVGLGRMLEATDLAWCAAESFKREALTGKHVLITAGPTQENIDPVRYITNHSSGKMGFALAEAAAEAGARVTLVTGPVHLPPPDRVNRIDVVSARDMLAACEAAMPCDLFIASAAVADYRPEVVAPQKLKKDPTTGDGMLLQMVRNPDILATIAGRPDRPFSVGFAAETEHLLDYATRKLKDKNLDLIVANDVANPSIGFNSEENALTVIDRQQHQTLFAQTSKGKIARQLVAFIAERLNQVQ; encoded by the coding sequence ATGCAGCGGTTGTATCGCAAGCGCATCGTTCTCGGCGTCGGTGGCGGCATCGCCGCCTACAAGAGCGCCGAGCTGATTCGCCGACTCCTGGAACACGGCGCGCAGGTGCGCGTGGTCATGACCCGGGGTGGCGCCGAGTTCATCACCCCGCTCACGCTGCAGGCGCTGTCCGGCCACCCGGTGCACCTGGACCTGCTCGACCCCGCCGCCGAAGCGGCCATGGGCCATATCGAGCTGGCCAAGTGGGCCGACCTGGTGCTGATCGCCCCGGCCACCGCCGACCTGCTGGCGCGCATGGCCCAGGGCATGGCCGACGACCTGCTGACCACCCTGGTGCTGGCCACCGACGCCACCGTGGCCGTCGCCCCGGCGATGAACCAGGCCATGTGGCGCGACCCGGCGACACAAGACAACCTCGACCTGCTCAAGCGCCGCGGCATCCAGGTGTTCGGCCCGGCTTCCGGCAGCCAAGCCTGTGGCGACGTGGGCCTGGGCCGCATGCTCGAGGCCACGGATCTCGCCTGGTGCGCCGCCGAGAGCTTCAAGCGCGAGGCCCTGACCGGCAAGCACGTGCTGATCACCGCAGGCCCGACGCAGGAAAACATCGACCCGGTGCGCTACATCACCAACCATAGTTCAGGGAAGATGGGCTTCGCCCTGGCAGAGGCCGCCGCCGAAGCCGGGGCCCGGGTGACCCTCGTCACCGGCCCGGTGCACCTGCCGCCCCCCGACCGGGTCAACCGCATCGACGTGGTCAGCGCGCGGGACATGCTCGCGGCCTGCGAGGCGGCCATGCCGTGCGACCTGTTCATCGCCTCGGCCGCGGTCGCGGACTACCGCCCGGAAGTCGTCGCCCCACAGAAGCTCAAGAAAGATCCCACCACAGGCGACGGCATGCTGCTGCAGATGGTGCGCAATCCCGATATCCTTGCGACCATTGCCGGCCGGCCTGATCGCCCGTTCAGCGTGGGCTTCGCCGCCGAGACCGAGCACCTGCTCGACTACGCCACACGCAAGCTCAAGGACAAGAACCTCGACCTGATCGTCGCCAATGATGTGGCCAACCCCAGCATCGGCTTCAACAGCGAGGAGAACGCCCTGACCGTGATCGACCGCCAGCAGCACCAGACCCTCTTCGCGCAGACCAGCAAGGGCAAGATCGCCCGTCAGCTGGTTGCCTTCATCGCCGAACGGCTCAACCAGGTTCAATAA
- the dut gene encoding dUTP diphosphatase has product MHALQAKILDPRLGTEFPLPQYATPGSAGLDLRALLKEDTVLEPGQTLLIPTGLSVYIGDPGLAAMILPRSGLGHKHGIVLGNLVGLIDSDYQGELMVSCWNRGNTPFTITIGERIAQLILVPVVQAHFDIVEQFDETQRGAGGFGHSGTR; this is encoded by the coding sequence ATGCACGCTCTTCAAGCCAAGATCCTCGACCCACGCCTGGGCACCGAATTCCCCCTGCCGCAGTACGCCACCCCCGGCTCCGCCGGCCTGGACCTGCGTGCCCTGCTCAAGGAGGACACCGTCCTCGAGCCGGGCCAGACCCTGCTGATCCCCACCGGCCTGTCGGTGTACATCGGCGACCCGGGCCTGGCAGCCATGATCCTGCCGCGCTCGGGCCTGGGCCATAAGCACGGTATCGTGCTGGGCAACCTGGTCGGCCTCATCGACTCGGACTACCAGGGCGAGCTGATGGTCTCCTGCTGGAACCGCGGCAACACCCCGTTCACCATCACCATCGGCGAGCGTATCGCGCAACTGATCCTGGTACCGGTGGTGCAGGCGCACTTCGACATCGTCGAGCAGTTCGACGAGACCCAGCGCGGTGCCGGCGGCTTCGGCCACTCCGGCACCCGCTGA
- the argB gene encoding acetylglutamate kinase has protein sequence MTLDRDAASHVAEVLSEALPYIRRFVGKTLVIKYGGNAMESEELKTGFARDIVLMKAVGINPVVVHGGGPQIGDLLKRLSIESHFIDGMRVTDAATMDVVEMVLGGQVNKDIVNLINRHGGSAIGLTGKDAELIRARKLTVTRQTPEMTTPEIIDIGHVGEVVSVNTDLLNMLVKGDFIPVIAPIGVGANGESYNINADLVAGKVAEALKAEKLMLLTNIAGLMDKQGQVLTGLTTEQVNELIADGTIYGGMLPKIKCALDAVQGGVNSSHIIDGRVPNAVLLEIFTDSGVGTLITNRKRH, from the coding sequence ATGACCCTCGATCGCGATGCCGCTTCCCATGTAGCCGAGGTTTTGTCCGAAGCACTGCCTTACATCCGCCGTTTCGTCGGCAAGACCCTGGTGATCAAGTACGGCGGCAACGCGATGGAGAGCGAGGAGCTCAAGACCGGCTTTGCCCGTGACATCGTGCTGATGAAGGCCGTGGGCATCAACCCGGTGGTCGTGCACGGTGGCGGCCCGCAGATCGGCGACCTGCTCAAGCGCCTGTCGATCGAGAGCCACTTCATCGACGGCATGCGCGTCACTGACGCGGCGACCATGGACGTGGTGGAGATGGTCCTGGGCGGCCAGGTCAACAAGGATATCGTCAACCTGATCAACCGCCACGGCGGCAGCGCCATCGGCCTGACCGGCAAGGACGCGGAGCTGATCCGCGCGCGCAAGCTCACCGTCACCCGCCAGACCCCGGAGATGACCACCCCGGAAATCATCGACATCGGTCACGTGGGCGAAGTGGTGAGCGTGAACACCGACCTGCTGAACATGCTGGTCAAGGGCGACTTCATCCCGGTGATCGCGCCGATCGGCGTGGGCGCCAACGGCGAGTCGTACAACATCAACGCCGACCTGGTAGCCGGCAAGGTGGCCGAAGCGCTGAAAGCCGAGAAGCTGATGCTGCTGACCAACATCGCCGGCCTGATGGACAAGCAGGGCCAGGTACTGACCGGCCTGACCACCGAGCAGGTCAACGAGCTGATCGCCGACGGCACCATCTATGGCGGCATGCTGCCGAAGATCAAGTGCGCGCTGGATGCGGTCCAGGGCGGCGTGAACAGCTCGCACATCATCGACGGCCGCGTACCCAACGCTGTGTTGCTGGAGATCTTCACCGACAGCGGCGTGGGCACCCTGATCACCAACCGCAAGCGTCACTGA